The genomic window TTAAATGGGCAAGAATCTGTAGATCGAAGAAAATTGGGAGGCTGGGTATTAAGGATCTTCATAAACAAAATGTTGCCCTACTCgttaaatggtggtggaaactCGAAACAAGCGATGGATTATGGCAGCGTATAGTCAAAGCTAGATACTTTAATAACAAGACAGTAGCCAATATACGAGGTCGTTTCTCTGATTCCCCTTGCTGGAAAGCTatcatgaaattcaaggattcatatatggctggtaggaaaatcatcatcaatagtggtAACCTGACTAGGGCCTGGCATGATCCCTGGATAGAGAGCACCATTTTGAAAGATCGGTTCCCTGATCTGTTCAATATTTGCCATGATCAGGGGAGTACTCTGGCATCCTGGGTAACGAATGGCTATGATCTAGACTTCAGACGCAATTTGACAGGTGTGTTGGGCGAGCAGTGGGCTTGGATGATCATGGAGGCTAAAAAGCTATCGCTGAATAATTCTTCAGATACTATTTCCTGGGCTTTAGTAGTAGAGGGAAATTTACGACTAAATCGATGTATGAATGGCTAGAAAGAAACCTGGCTGGCCCCAATTATAATTGGGTTTGGAAAGCCCCTGTTCCATTGAAGATTAAAATCTTCTTATGGCAGTTATTTCAGAATGCTATACTTACACGAGACAATATGCGCAATAGGAAGTGGCCTGGAAATCCTATGTGTTCCTTTTGTACAAATATAGAAACTGCGAACCACTTGTTTTTTACCTGCCCTCTTGCTCGTACAGTTTGGGACGTGTTGGGTATGACAGTTGGGGCTTCTTGTTGTCCCCGATCTCTTTGGCAAAGCTTTGTCTGGTTCTATAGGTTCCTTCCAGGAGGGGATCAATTATATATAATGATTACTGCTGCCATATGTTGGGGAATTTGGTGTCTCCGCAATAAAGTTACCTTTGATAAATATATGGCTCGTACTCCTTTGGAGGCTGTTTTCACTGCCTGCTCGTTTATGTTGTACTGGGCAGGTTTACTCAAAGCTGAAGACAAGGCGAAATTCCAAGCTGGCGTGAAGAGATTGGCGCATGTGGCTGCTGCACTGGCGGACAGACCCTTCGCTCACGACAGACCCTTCGCTCACGACAGGCTTCTCTTGGGTGACAGGGATGAGATCCAGATTGGTTAACTGGGATCGCTGCTTGGGTCTCTTTTTTAGTCATATTACCCACTGGGGTTTGATGCCCGCTGGATCTTTGTCTCCTGGTCTTATTTTGGATAGTCGTCGAGGTATACTGGTAGTTTCTGCCTGGGAACAGTTATCCTTAGATGGGTAGTGGCTTGTTTGTGTCATCAGGTTTTCGCCCCATGGCGGATGATCCGTTCGAGGATCATCATGCGGTGGGTTTCCTGATGATGCACCGGCTCGCTCTCTTCCTTTTCAGTCTCATTTAGCTTTTGCAGTCAGTCGTATCTTTCGGTGTAGTCTCCTCTAGTTCAGTGGTCGTGCTTAAACAGACTTGATTGAAACAGACTGATGTATTTTGGTTGATTGCAAAATTAATGGAAAGAGGTGTGAGCCCGGTTGGAAAAAAAGGTTGCGGGGCGGACGGCCACGGACCCGCGCCTCTACGACGACGCAGCCGCCATCCCGGCGCTCCTCGACTCGCCTCTTCGACGCCGACGCGCTCAAGCGCCTCCTCGTCGTCATAGCGCAGGGCGTCGACGTCGCCCACTCTTCCAGCAGGTTCGGTTCGGTAAAACCCATCCTCCTCTCGCCCCATGCGCCGCGGATACTGACGGGATTTCCACTACACGCGTGCAGGTGGTCAAAGAACGTGGCGGCGCCGTCGCCTACCTATGCTACCTGCGCCGTCGCTGGAGGTGACGAAGCTAATCTGCCTCTACTAGAGTCGTCGGATTGCTAACAAGAAGTAGAAAGGCAAGAGGTGGCCTGGAAGTTGGACTCTCCGCTCCACCGCCCGCCATCAGTTCGACGAAATGCCGCCTACCCTCCTCCTTAGGTGCTCCGTACACGGCCGACAGGCGGAGCCGCTTGTGCAGGACACGCTGAAACCTGAAAGATCATCGTGCGCAAGTAGTTCTACTGCATGTCATCATGACCTCTTGGGGAGCCGGCCGAGTTGAATGGGCAAGTGGTCGACACTGCTCCGGGAGAAAGATAGATGGATGGCAGCATGGAGCCGAACACAACCGCCAACTAAGGCTACAGTTTTCACGGTGATCAAGGCACTGCTTTGAGAGCGGCGACTGGCTGGGTGGTCCACACGCGGGGTGCTCCGACTAAATTCGCGGGGAGGGTGTGTCCACTGAAATTAGTTGTCAATCAGATGACCAGGTAAATGGTGTGTCCCTGCTTTCTTTCTTTGTTTAAGAGGCACTGCATTTGTTTCCTTTGATCTATATCCATTAGCAAATGAGGCTGTCCATGAACTTGCTCAACTAGGTTTTACGTGTACAACGCATTGTAATGTATGGCTTCTGCAAAGCTTGAGTTATGTTGGCCAGTTGACTGCTTGAGATTGTAGCACTTACTCattttgtgtgtgtgtatgtgtggcaAAACAGTTGTAACATGCTATTTATTTCCAATCTATCCGATCAGGAGATTGGGAATTAGACACACACAAACGATTCTTCAAGAGTTTGGAGGGGGGATAAGAGCAGAAACAGTACTGAAACTAAGCGCCAAGACTGCTTGAGATTGTGACACTTGTTCTTAGTAATCAATATAGCTCTCTTTTCTCACTGACAAATGTTACATTGTCAATCTTGGTGATAGCTGACACTGCTGCCATACTTGCCGTATGGTCCATGACTATATGTGAACATTCCAATTTATTGTTCTCATACAGTAAAGCTCATCGTGATCATGTTAATGCTAATCATGTACTGGAAATTCCGGTAAAAAAAGAATGTAGGGTAAGTTCAATCATTATTCTGTTTCCATACTCAACTTGAAGAGCCAACATATTCTACCATGTCAAATAATAATAATTCTGCTGGTTTACACAAATATCATATCTGGCAGTAACAGGTTGCTATTCTTATCTGAATTTGACCCTTCAACCTTTCTACCTTATAATTAACACGTTTATGTTAATAATTGCCTCCAATAAGCAGCCACAAGAGTCATCCCCAACTGAGCATATAAAAAGAAGAATTGAACTTCCACTGTGCAATCAAAGTCATGATCTCAAAATGACAAATCTGCTGATCTAAAACAAACTCTAGTAGTGACAGGTTGTTAATTTATTATATCCTGATGTGAATTTGACCTAATCTTTCATGCAACCTTCCTATTAGCAGCCCCTGAGATTGATAAGCATGTTGACCCTATCGATCTGCCCAATAAGCAGCCCGAACAGCATATAAAAGATAGAATTGAAGGGTACCATCACCATCTCCTTCCTAATCTTGCCCTCTAAGGTTCAAGGTCTTCGGAGGTTGAGCGTGCTGCATGCAAAGCCATGGCCTCCAAAAAGATGGCGCAGATTATGATTCAAGGACAAGGGGAAACTAGCTATGCTCGCAACTCTAGTATTCAGGTATTTTCTCTTTTGTCTATTAATTTAGTACTGTTGTCTCTACGGTCTCTTGAAACTTGGCTTCCAAAGATTGTCTCGCCAAGAATTTGTTCATAATATATCTTATATTACTGGCATTAAAATTGACACCATTATGCAAAATAAGGACAAGAATTGGGATAGATTTAGATTTTCTGAACAAGTACATGTCAACTGCAGAATGCTGAGCAGAAGAAGACGAAACCCTGGATTGAAGCGGTCATCGTTGAATTATGCAGTAGCACCGGCACCTTGCAGCCCGGCAAGATGGTGATCGCGGACTTGGGCTGCTCCACTGGTCCAAACGCACTTGCACTTGTATCGATCGCTGTTGAGGCGATCCACGCTCATTGTCTTCAGTTCCAGCAACTTCCACCGGAAGTGTGTGGTCCTCAACGATCTCCCGGAGAACAACTTCAACACAGTGGTGAAGAGCCGGATCACGCTCCGTCAAAGCAATGATCCTGTTGTCATGACCGGTATCACACCAGGGTCGTTTTACGAGCGGCTCTTCACTACTGAAtccttgcatcttgtttgcttgtCCAATAGCATGCATTGGCTCTCAAAGGTGTGagtttgataccacttgatagatcAATCCACTGCATTACTCATCGAATCTGTAAGCAAAATCTTGTCCATACAGGCTCCAGAAGATCTAACAAGGAATCTCATCCCAGCATATGACATTGATGAGCATTCTAGGAGTGAAAGGCTTCCTATAGTACTTGAGGCTTATGCAAAACAGTACAGAAAAGATTTCACGCTTTTTCTGGAGCTGAGAGCCAAAGAGTTGGTCTCAGGAGGCCGAATGATTGTTTCGCTGGTAGGGAGGCGTTCTGATGCAATGACCACCAAATTCTCTTACATATTAGAAATTGTAGCTCAGATTCTATGTGTCATGGTCTCAGAGGTAAACTGCTTTACATTCTATTCTAGCATGTATCTTTTGCGATCGAACTGGTGCGAGCATTATATTTGATCTTATGGTTATATTAACAGGGTGTGATTGGCAAAGAAAAGTTTGATTCCTTTTATGGGCTATTGTATGAACCTTCAAGCGAAGAGCTGAGGGAGATCATCCAAGAAGGGGCCTCCTTTTCAATCAGGGAGATGCGGGCGCATGACCCTAGAACCGATATGAACAATGCTCTCAGCACCCCAGGCAGGTTCGCGGGATTTCTGAGAGCTTTATTTGAGCCGGTATTGGTCCAACATTTTGGAGATGCCATGGATGAATTTGTGAGGACTGCGGAGCGGCGGTGGATCCTAGAGGGAAGCTTGCAAGAGGAGCGTGTTAGATGTCCTTATGCTATGCTGGTTGTATCCCTCACAAAGGCATGATTATCAGGTCCCTAAAGGTACATCACATTTGATGATAGTGAACAGATGCTTTATTTGAGGCCAATTGTGTGCCCACTGATTATGTAAACTAAAACCCATGGCCTGCTTTGAAGGTAATCAACACTCTGATGTATAGTATATGCACATGTTTAAGGGAACCATTTTTTTTAATGGCACACGGTCATGAATGATTTTTTATTCGTAAGGGCCGAAAAGAAGAACTGGAGCCTGCAGTGCAGCTTGCAAGCTGTGTGTGCCAAAAACCCAAGAGTGATGCTGGTTTTATCGTTCGTCAAGGCATGACACGACTACTGGTGTGTGAGTTCTTAGTTTGTATCTCTCAACCATGGCATGACATGTTCGTAAAACTGAAGAGACGAAAAAGATAAATATCTTCTGAAATGAAAATTTCAGTTATCATTGCCAAGTGTTTGTATTTTCCCTTATCTGATAATATAGTTGAGTTTTGATATTGATGTTCTGGTGAGGTATAGGAAATTCCCTTCTGTTCATATGGTAACTTGAAAAACACAATAGGACTCCtcagtagtactccctctgtcccaaaataagtgactcaactttgtactaaaattagtataaagttgagtcacttattttgggacggagggagtacaaaacatgCCATCTCTAGCAGTTCAAAAAAACCATCAGCCAAAACTGCCAGACCGTCAGTAATAGGTCAGTCCACCAGAGGCATTTGACCGAAGCAAAGGACAATATGTGAGCACTCCAGTTTATTGTTCTTATTTAGTAAAGCTCATGGTGCTTGTGTTAATGCTAATATTGTACTAGAAATTACAGTAATACAGTATGTATACTGGAAATTCAGTTAGTATCTGATTCTATGCTCAGCTAGAAGAGCCAACAAAATTTAGTTATGTCAAATATCAATCCTGCTAGTTTAAACAAATATCCTCTTACCCCAGTTTGACACTTTAGCCTTTCAAGTTGCTGGCCTTAGTAGCAGTGATAGATAACATATTGAGAAGCACATTAACCATTTCATTGCCCCCAATAAGCAGCCAGAACAGTCCCCGTTGAGCATTGAAAATGAAAAATTGAACTTCCAGCGCAAGCGGAGCCATGGCCTCAAAATAACAGGtagctggtactccctccgtccgaaaaagcttgtcccaagcttgtcgctcaaatggatgtatctagcactaacttggtgctagatacatccatttgagggacaaggtttttcggacggagggagtataagacaaACTCTGGTAGTGATAGGTTGTTAATGTATTATATCCTGATTTGGGTTTGACCAAATCTTTCATTAAACCTGTGTATGAGCTGGCCCTAGGATTGATAAGCACGTTGACCCATTTGCTTCACCCAATGAGCAGCCAGAAGAGCCATCCCCAGCTAGCATAAACAAAACAAGAGCTGAACTTCCGGTACATCTTCACCAGTTCCTTCCTAATCTTGCTCTCTCAGGTTCAAGTCTCCGGAGGTTAGCCCTGCTGCAGGCAAAGCCATGGCTTCCAAACAGATGGTGCATATGAATCAAGGACAAGGCGAAACTAGCTACGCTCACAACTCCAGTTTTCAGGTAATTTCTACTCTCTTAATTagctgaagagtgttgtttctacGGTCCCTTCTCCTGAAACTTTGGCTTCTGAAGACCGTCTCATCAGGAATTTGTCCATAGTATATCTTATATTACTAACAACTAAAGTAACACCATAATGAAAAATAAAAACAATATTGGGAAAGATTAAACTAGATTTCTGAAGAAGTACAAGTCGACTGCAGAGTGCTGAGCAGAACAGGATGAAGCCACTGATAGATGCAGCGGTCGTTGAATTATGCAGCAACACCACCACCATGTCGCACGGGAAGATGGTGATTGCGGACTTGGGCTGCTCCTGTGGCCCAAACGCGGTAGCACTGGTGTCCATCGCCCTCGAGGCCACCCGCAGCCACTTTCTCCGGTTGCGGCAGCCACATCCGGAAGTCTGTGTACTCCTCAATGATCTCCCATACAATGACTTCAACACGGTGGTGAAAAGCCTGGTTGCGGTCCGGCAAATCGGCGAGCCTCTTGTTGTAACTGGTATAGTGCCAGGGTCATTCTATGAGAGGCTCTTCCCTAGTGGCTCCGTGCATCTTTTCTGCTCATCCAACAGCCTTCATTGGCTCTCAAAGGTATGCATTTGTTTGACACCACTCCAGCAGCATTCGTCCCTTCATTATCTGATCGTTCAGAGACACAGGCTCCTGAAGATTTAAGGATAAACCAAATCCCGGCGTATGACATCGATGAGAATGTCAGGCGTGAAAGACTCCCAGTGGTTGCTGGAGCTTATGCACGGCAATTCAGGAAAGATTTCACACTTTTCCTGCAGCTGAGAGGCCAAGAATTGGTCCCAGAAGGCCGGATGGTTGTTTCGCTCCCGGGGAGGCGTTCTGATGAGCCCGTCACCGAGAGTTCTCTCATCTGGGGAACTGCAGCTCAGATTTTAGGCGCCATGGCCTCGGAGGTAAATACAAGCTTTACTTTTTAACCATGTTGTCATTTGCTAATGAGCATTTCTGGATAGCTAACAGGGTGTGATTGACAAGGAAAGGCTTGATTCTTTGTACATACCGGTGCATGGACCTTCGGATGAAGAGCTGAGAGAGATCATCCAAGAAGAGGGCTCCTTTTCAATCTCTGAGATGCGGGTGCACGACCCTATAAGCGGCATGGACCGCGCGCTCCTCACCCCAAACAGGATGGTGAATAGCCTGAGAGCTGCTTTCGAGCCAATAATAGTCCAGCATTTTGGATCGCCAGGAGAGATCATGGACGAATTCGTGAGGACCGGCGAGGAGCACTTGAGCCTGCAGCGCAGGTCACAAGTTAAGCATGCCAGAAACCCGAGAGTTATGCTGGTTGTATCACTCACCAAGGCATGACATGACAATTGAGGAGTTGCTGCTGCTAGTCTGTATCCGTCGCCAATTTGTGACATGTCTGTAAAATTCATCATCCAACTTAATCGGATATGTGAGAGAGGAAGAAGCCAAATATCTGCTGAAATTGCATTGGGAGACATgcgcttctctctcttttttcagcAAAGTATATGTCTCACAATGCAATTGAGTGATATTGAAGTTCTGCAAAGGTACATACATGAAATGAAATTATTCCTTTCTGTTCCATGGCAATCTCATAAGAATGAGTTATGCTCTCCACTGGGCCCATCTCTCCTGGctctcatctactccctccgttcctaaataattgtctttctagagatttcaacaagtgactacatacggagcaaaatgagtgaatctacactctaaaacatgtctacatacatccgtatgttgtagtctatttgagatggctagaaagacaattatttgggaacggagggagtatgttatcAGTTAGGCATACCTGTCCCATTCCTTGACCAAATTTTGGAATCCAGAAGATGCCTCTAGAACCCCCAGAGCGCGTTTGGCATGTCAAACTGGTGGTGACCACGCAAGTGGCATTACAGCCAGCGCGCACTGGATCCCGTTTTGTCTTTCCCGTTCTCCCCGGTCAAGGCCGCCTTGCCATCTCAACTTGCCGTGACGCCACCTAGCCCTCACGGCCGTTTCCCCCTTCCCTCTTTGTCTCCAAGCGCCGTCAtggccgccgcccgacgccgtcaGAGGGCGCCATCGCCTCAGAGGTCGCACATGCTGACATGCACAATCGAAGTAGCCCCTCCCAACTGATCCTCAACCTGTGAACCAGACCGAAGTATCATATACGGCGACGTGAACTACTCGAACACAGCCTGAGCAAAAGGTAAGTGCCTGCGTACAAATTACAAGCTGATGCTGCAAATAAATTGGAGCGTCTTGGTTTTAGACAGTGGCCATCCATCAGATTCATGCACTGCAACAAATTGATTCCTGGAGAGTacaaaaaaaacgaaaaaaaaggcggttgcccaccgtggggctcgaacccacgaccacaaggttaagagccttgcgctctaccaactgagctagacgggctttttttttcttttgatttcTCAGTAACTGATTCATGCTCCACGCACAGAGGGTACCAGTCCTTCCTACTCCGCAAGCAAAAAAGCAAACACTGGTAAAGAAACAGAAGGAATGCATCTGGCACTACATATTTACCTTTATCTCTTTATTGTACACTTGGTACCCCCTCTATCGAGGTGTATAGGATGTGCACGTATTGTTAGGTTCTGATTTTAACCAACCAAATATGTGCTACTCCTACATGCCACCAAAAGCATAATAGGAACACAGCCGCAACAGGAACACCGATTTAGCATTCAGAAACAACAACGGTACAATTCAAGTTCGACAAGATCCACAATATCAATAAGTTGGCAATAATGGACAGGAATTAGTTAGCCTGAGGTGTGCATCTACAGAATACACTACTTGcaaggctgctccctctcctcaacaacaacaacaacaacaacaacaacaaagcctttagtcccaaacaagttggggtaggctagaggtgaaacccataagatctcgcaaccaactcatagctctggcacatgaatagcaagcttccacgcacccctgtccatagctagctctttgtcgatactccaatccttcaggtctctcttaacggactcctcccatgttaaaatcggtcgaccccgccctctcttgacattctccgcacgctttagccgtccgctatgcactggagcttctggaggcctgcgctgaatatgcccaaaccatctcaaacgatgttggacaagcttctcctcaattggtgctaccccaactctatctcgtatatcatcattccggactcgatccttcctcgtgtggccacacatccatctcaacatacgcatctccgccacacctaactgttgaacatgtcgccttttagtcggccaacactccgcgccatacaacattgcgggtcgaaccgccgtcctgtagaacttgccttttagcttttgtggcactctcttgtcacagagaatgccagaagcttggcgccacttcatccatccggctttgattcgatggttcacatcttcatcaatacccccatcctcctgcaacattgaccccaaataccgaaaggtgtccttccgaggtaccacctggccatcaaggctaacctcctcctcctcacagctagtagtactgaaaccgcacatcatgtattcggttttagttctactaagcctaaaccctttcgattccaaggtttgtcttcataactctaacttcctatttacccccgtccgactatcgtcaactagcaccacatcatccgcaaagagcatacaccatgggatatctccttgtataccccttgtgacctcatccatcaccaatgcaaaaagataagggctcaaagctgacccctgatgcagtcctatcttaatcgggaagtcatcggtgtcgacatcacttgttcgaacacttgtcacaacattattgtacatgtccttgatgagggtaatgtactttgctgggactttgtgtttctccaaggcccaccacatgacattccacggtatcttatcataggccttctccaagtcaatgaacaccatatgcaagtccttcttatgctccctatatctctccataagttgtcgtaccaagaaaatggcttccatggtcgacctcccaggcatgaaaccaaactgatttttggtcacgctacAATCAGCATTTTTCATGGTGAAACAGGAGGGCGCTAGCCTGAAAGGGCGATCACAGCAGCCACACAAGCAGGCTCGCGGGAACAAGCACTAGGAGCCTGCCAGCGATCTACAATCGGTTAGCCCATGTTCAACTGATCAACTGTCACCAGAGGACGctttgcagcagcagcagccaccGCGTTCAGTTGGAAAGATACCCTCTGGCTCTGGCTCTGAGACTGATGTTGCTCGCTGCCCCTCTGATCCTGTGAATAGTTTGGACTAGGATTGGCAGGGATTGCGTCGGCTCCCTCGTTGTCATCTTCTGCCTCTTCAGTCTGAGCTGGTGGCTTCAGTGCGGGTAGGAGCTGGTAGTTTTCACTCAACAAAGTGTCCTGCTCAGGTGGCAGAGGAATCGAGCCAGGCGGAGCAATAGACTTGGGCAGCGGGATCTTGTTCCGGCTGCGTGCCAACTCAAGCAGAACCTGTGACATCAACAAAATAACTCGTCAACCACATATGCATACAGAGTACTTTGTGTCAGCTAGAGTTTCATAAAACAAGCACTTGACTTCAAAGCATAGCCACAAGGGTTGTTCATAGCCTTTATGTATGCAAGATCTTGTTTAGTTTCACTTACCGGCTAACCCGCTAGTGAGTACACTTGTGAGTGACCCTCAATCTCTAGTATCTTTGTACTACCTAATAATATGATTCATCAACATTTTAGGTATATCTTCAGATGCTATAGTCATACACATTGAGAATCGTACCCTGTTCATTTCGTGTTTCTATACAAGTCCAGCCATGCATTCCAAAAcattgttttctactccctccgttcctaaatataagtctttgtagagatttcattatggaccacatacggatgtatatagatgcattttagagtgtagattcactcattgtgcttcgtatgtagtccatagtggaatctctacaaagacttatatttagggaaACGTTTAAAAACGGCACACCGTACGAATCTTCCGCCGGTCACATGCCACGCTGGCGTCGTGCGCCCATGCGAAGCCTTCCCCGCGCGAGACGTGTGTATTTTGGTGGACCCACGCGGACCGCCCCTTCCTTATCTTATCCTTTTGCACTCCATCCCCTATCTTCTGCCATGCCCCTCGCCGCACCATGTTTCTTCTCTTGCCTTCCATCTCCTCCACTGCTCATCCCCTTCTGCTTCCCTGCAGCAAAATACGGCCAGGAGGGGCACCaaaaagctcgccgtcgacgcgccCTGGTCGCTCCAAGCAACCTTGCGGCAACTGCGAAGTGAATGCCATGGCTGGCTTCGAGCACTCTTCTCCATGGCCGTCGCAGCCGGACGCGCTAGTAGCCATGGCTGGCTTCCGTTTTTCGTTTTCCTGACGATATGTTGGAAGCAGTGTTCTCTGGAGTTGGAACCATCATCCATTTTTGCTGGAATCAGCAGCCATCGGTGGTGAAGACGACGAGGTACGGTGCTACTACCAGAgagtttttttgctggaaccagatcCTGGAGATGCTGGAACCATCTTCTTTTTTGCTGCAACCAGGCAGCTGCCGGGGTAAAGACGATGGGGTACGGTGCTACTACCATacaatttttttgctggaaccgggtGGAGAAAAAGTTGCATCCGCTATCGATCGGTGATGCAATGAGACGGCGTCGAGAtgtgttttgctggaaccagcaaaaAATTTGCTGGAACCCATAAGAATTTTGCTGGGATGATAGATGAAAATTTTGAAGCGGCCGGCGCAACTTTAGGTTTTTTTGTTGGATTCGAtgttttttttgctgcaaccagcATGTGATTTTGCTACTACTGACAAACTAATGGAGTTTTGTGTTTTTGCTTCTTTTTTGCTGAGGACACGGTGGTGCGAACCGAACGACGGCGATGAGCGG from Triticum aestivum cultivar Chinese Spring chromosome 3B, IWGSC CS RefSeq v2.1, whole genome shotgun sequence includes these protein-coding regions:
- the LOC123071632 gene encoding probable jasmonic acid carboxyl methyltransferase 1 — its product is MASKQMVHMNQGQGETSYAHNSSFQSAEQNRMKPLIDAAVVELCSNTTTMSHGKMVIADLGCSCGPNAVALVSIALEATRSHFLRLRQPHPEVCVLLNDLPYNDFNTVVKSLVAVRQIGEPLVVTGIVPGSFYERLFPSGSVHLFCSSNSLHWLSKAPEDLRINQIPAYDIDENVRRERLPVVAGAYARQFRKDFTLFLQLRGQELVPEGRMVVSLPGRRSDEPVTESSLIWGTAAQILGAMASEGVIDKERLDSLYIPVHGPSDEELREIIQEEGSFSISEMRVHDPISGMDRALLTPNRMVNSLRAAFEPIIVQHFGSPGEIMDEFVRTGEEHLSLQRRSQVKHARNPRVMLVVSLTKA
- the LOC123071633 gene encoding transcription initiation factor TFIID subunit 9, which encodes MDSGGVRPSLPSAAAGGASIPDEPRDARVVRELLRSMGLGEGEYEPRVVHQFLDLAYRYVGDVLGDAQLYADHAAKPQLDADDVRLAIQAKVNFSFSQPPPREVLLELARSRNKIPLPKSIAPPGSIPLPPEQDTLLSENYQLLPALKPPAQTEEAEDDNEGADAIPANPSPNYSQDQRGSEQHQSQSQSQRVSFQLNAVAAAAAKRPLVTVDQLNMG